CACGCTTTCGGCGTGAAAGGCATCAAACCCATCGACCATGCACTCCTGCTCAATGTGGTCTTCACCGAACCGCCGCTGGCCACTATAGGCGTGCAGGAAAGCGAACTCAGCGAACGCGACGAAAAATTCCTCGTCGCCACGTATCCATTCAACGACCACGGCAAATCCATCCTCATGGATGCGAACTATGGCTACGTGAAAGTCATCGCCGAACCGAAACACGGACGCATCCTCGGCGCCGAGATCGTCGGCGCGCAGGCCGGTGATTTGATTCACATCTTCAGCGGCCCCCTCGCCATGAAGGCGACCGTTTTCGATCTCCTCCGAGCCCCGTGGTATCACCCCACCCTCGCTGAAATCCTCACCTATCCGCTCGAAGAAATCGCCGATCAGATCAAAGTCTCGAAAAAATAACTTCTCTTTATCCATGTCTAAATACCAAGCGCCCGCCTTCCTCGTTGACCTCCTCCACGCCCGCTCACCGTCCGGCGCTGAGTTCGAAGCCCAGAAGGTGTTCGATCACTACGTGAAACCTTCGGCCGATTCTTATGCTAAGGATGCAATGGGTAATCGCATAGCCACGCTCAACACGAAGGGCGATCCCGTGCTCATGCTGGCCGGTCACATGGACGAGCTCGGCCTCATCATCACCTTTGTGAACAAGGATGGTTTCATTTATTTTGATACCATCGGCGGCCACGATCGCACTGTCATTTCCGGTCGTCGCGTGGTCATCCAAACCTCCAACGGTCCTATCAAAGGCGTTACCGGCAAGCGCGCCATCCATCTCATGAACGAAGGCGACCGCAAGAAGGTCCCCGAGATTCACGAGATCTGGATCGATATTGGTGCCTCCTCCAAAAAAGAGGCGCTGGAACGCGTCTCCATCGGCGACACGGTCACTTACGACCACGAGTTTGAACTCATCCACGGCAGCATCGGCACCGCGCGTGCGTTCGACAACAAGGTCGGCGCCTACGTCGTCGGCGAAACGTTGATCCGTCTCGCTGCGACCAAGAAAAAACTCGCGGCGAAACTCGTATCCGTTGCCACCGCACAAGAAGAGATCGGCACGCGTGGCGCGATCACCGCCGCGTATGCGGTCAATCCGCATATCGCGCTCGCGGTCGACGTCGGTCACGCCACCGATCACCCCGACTGCGATCAGCGCAAATACGGCGAGACCAAGCTGGGCGGCGGCCCGATCATCTGCCGCGGTCCGAATATCAATCCCAAGGTCTTCGAGAGACTGGTGAAGGCAGCTAAAAAACTAAAAATCCCTTACCAACTCGAAGCCGATCCGCGCCCCACCGGCACGGACGCACGCGCAATCCAAGTCGGTCGCGGCGGCATCGCCACCGGCCTTGTAAGCATCCCGCTTCGCTACATGCATACCCCGAGCGAGATCGTGGATCTCGAGGATGTAGAGCGCACCGTGCAGCTCTTTGTCGAGTTCGCCCTCGATCTGGAAAAAGGCGAATACCTGCACTGGTAAACGCCTGCGGATTAAGGCGCCACCAAGACGCGCAACTTAAGCCGCGTCCTGCGCTTTTTCGCCTTTGGCGGCTTTGCGCATGACAGGGCGGTGCTTGCCAGCGACCACACCGGCGTCGATCACCACTTCGACCACGTCGTCACGGCTAGGCAGGTCATACATAACCTCGAGCATGAGGTTTTCCATGAT
This portion of the Rariglobus hedericola genome encodes:
- a CDS encoding M20/M25/M40 family metallo-hydrolase — translated: MSKYQAPAFLVDLLHARSPSGAEFEAQKVFDHYVKPSADSYAKDAMGNRIATLNTKGDPVLMLAGHMDELGLIITFVNKDGFIYFDTIGGHDRTVISGRRVVIQTSNGPIKGVTGKRAIHLMNEGDRKKVPEIHEIWIDIGASSKKEALERVSIGDTVTYDHEFELIHGSIGTARAFDNKVGAYVVGETLIRLAATKKKLAAKLVSVATAQEEIGTRGAITAAYAVNPHIALAVDVGHATDHPDCDQRKYGETKLGGGPIICRGPNINPKVFERLVKAAKKLKIPYQLEADPRPTGTDARAIQVGRGGIATGLVSIPLRYMHTPSEIVDLEDVERTVQLFVEFALDLEKGEYLHW